TGCAGGTGCTCCAGCGGCTGGTGGACGCCGGCAACACCGTCATCGTCATCGAGCACCATTTGGACGTCATCAAGTCCGCCGATTGGGTGATTGACCTGGGGCCGGAAGGGGGCGAGGCCGGCGGCCGCATTGTTGCCGAAGGGACACCAGAGGAGGTGGCCGCCAACCCGCACTCGTACACCGGCCAGTTCCTGCGCAAGGTGTTGGAGCCCCAACGCCTGCAGGTAGCATGAGTTACGCCAATTCTGCCGCAAAGGGAAGCACATGACGCCAGAGAAATTCGATGTCATTATTGTAGGGACCGGGCCGGCGGGCATCTTCGCCGCCCTCGAACTGACCAGCAAACGCCGCGATCTGAAGGTGCTGATGCTGGAAAAGGGCGTTGACCTGGAGAAGCGCAACTGCCCTATGCACACGCGCGGCGTCGAATGCCAGCACTGCAAGCCCTGCTCCTTGCTCTCGGGCTGGGGCGGCGCCGGCGCCTATTCCGACGGCAAGCTGACCCTGTCGCCGGATGTCGGCGGCCGGCTGGCCAGCATCCTGCCCCGCGAAGAGGTCGAGGAGCTGATCAAAGAGGTGGATGCCACGTACGTGCGCTTCGGCGCCACCGAAGTGGTGCACGGCGCCAACATGGACGAGGTGGAGCGCCTGCAGAAGGAGGCGGCCAAGGCCGGCCTGCGCCTGGTGGCGGACCCCATCCGCCACATGGGCACGGACCGCTCCGCCGCCATCCTCAAGGCCATGCGCGACGAGCTTCTGTCGCGCGGCGTCACCATCCGCTTTCGCTCCGAGGTGACCTCGATACTCACCGACAATAATCATGCGGTGGGCGTCGAGCTGAAGGACGGCACTCAGATCCACTCCACCTTCATCATCCTGGCGCCGGGGCGGGACGGCGCGCCGTGGCTGTTGGCCAAGGCCAAGGAGCTGGACCTGACGCTGGGGCGCAACCCGGTGGATGTGGGCGTGCGGGTGGAACTGCCGGCGACGGTGCTGGAACCCCTCACCTCGGTCCTGTATGAACCCAAACTCATCTATTTCACCAAGGCCTTCGACGACCAGGTACGCACCTTCTGCGTCTGCCCGTACGGCGAGGTGGTGACCGAATGGTACGGCGACGTAATGACGGTCAACGGCCACAGCTATGCCAACCGCCGCACGCTCAACACCAACTTTGCCCTGCTGGTGAGCAAGACCTTCACGGAGCCGTTCGATAATCCCATCGAGTACGGCAAGTCCATCGCGCGGTTGGCCAACCTGTTGGGCGACGGCGTCATTGTCCAGCGGCTGTACGACCTGGAGCAGGGCCGGCGCTCCACCCCCGAGCGCATGAGCCGCTCCGTCATCCGTCCGACCCTGTCCACCGCCACACCGGGCGACCTGGGCCTGGTGTTCCCATACCGCCACCTGGCCAACCTGCTGGAAATGCTGAGGGCCATGGACCAGCTCACGCCGGGCGTCTACTCCCGCCACACCCTGCTGTACGGCGTCGAGGTAAAGTTCTATTCCTCTCGGCTCAATCTGACCCCGAAGATGGAGACGCGCATTGAGAACCTCTTTGCCGTCGGCGACGGCGCCGGCGTCACCCGCGGCGTCATCCAGGCCTCGGCCTCGGGCGTCATCGCGGCGCGCGCCATCCTGGAGCGTGTCTGAGCGCATCATGACCCGACGCTACTACATCTGGACCATCGGCTGTCAGATGAACACGGCGGACTCGCGCGCTGTCGCCGAGGGGCTGGAGCGGCGGGGTTTCCTGCCGGCATCCTCCCCGGAGCAGGCCGATGTCATCGTGCTCAACACCTGTGTGGTGCGGGAGAGCGCGGAACAGCGCGCCCGCGGCCGGCTCAGCTCTCTGCGGCCGGTCAAGCAGAAGCGGCCCGGCGCCGTGCTGGCGGTGATGGGCTGTCTGGTGGGAGAGGACGAGGAGTCCCTGCGGCGGGAGTACCCCTTTGTCGATCTGTTCCTGCGCCCCTCGCATCCGGAGCCGCTGTTCGCCCTGCTGGACGCCGGCGGGTGCGGCGAACGGCTCTCCGCCCCCGTCTCTCCCGTGCCGGTCAGCGCCTATCTGCCCATCAGCTATGGGTGCGACCATCACTGCACCTACTGCATTGTGCGCCTGCGCCGCGGCCCACAGCGGAGCCGGCCGGCCGAGGATATCTACCGCGATGCCCTGGAGCTGGTGGAGCGGGGCGCGCGCGAGATCATCCTGCTGGGGCAGAACGTGGACGCTTACGGTCGGGATCTGCCCGGGGGACCGGACCTGGCCGGCCTGTTGGAGAAACTGCATGATATCCCCGGCCTCTGGCGCTTGCGCTTCCTGACCTCGCATCCGGCGGATATGCAGGAACGCCTGATCGAGGCCGTGGCGGAACTGCCCAAGGTGTGCGAGCATTTCGAACTGCCGGTCCAGTCGGGGAGCGACGTCGTCCTGCGCAGGATGGGCCGCCATTACACCGCCGCGCAGTATCTCGAGCTGGTGGAACGCATCCGCGCCCGCCTGCCGGACGCCGGCCTGGCGACCGACGTCATCGTGGGCTTTTGCGGCGAGACCGAGGAGGATTTCCAGGCCACCCGCCGGCTCCTGGAGACGGTGCGCTTCGATGTGGTGCACATCGCGGCCTATTCGGTGCGGCCGGGCACGCCGGCGGAGCGGCTCCCCGACGATGTGCCGCCGGAGGTGAAAGAGGCGCGCCGGCAGGAGCTGGAGAAGCTTCAGGAGCGCATCGCCGGCGAAATCAATGCCGCCCTGCTGGGCAAGAGCGTCGAGGTGCTGGTGGAGGAGCGGCAGAAGGGCCGCTGGCGCGGCAGAACCCGGCAGAACAAACTGGTTTTCTTTGACAGCACGGAGGAGCTGGCCGGCGCGCTGGTGGACGTGCGCATTACCTGGGCCGGCCCCTGGTCCCTCATCGGCGAGCTGGAGCGGATAAAGGCTCGAACGCCGTGAAGGCCGGCGGCTGTGTGCCGCTGGCCGTGCCGAAATATACTTGCATCTCCGCCGGCTCCATCAGCACCATCCAAACTGGGTGCTCTTCGGGGCCGGCGGTCATTTCCCCTTCCGCCCATGCGCGCAGGAAATCCAGCCCTTTTTCCCGGCTTATCCAGCCGCTGTTGGCGCGCAGGTTCGCTTGTGCGCTTTCCGCGCCCTGCTGGAAAGCGTGGAACAGGGATGGGTCCAGGGCCGGCAGTTGCACCGCGGCCAGGTCCGGATGATGGAAAAGGCCGGCGGCGAAGATGGTGTTGGCGT
This portion of the Anaerolineae bacterium genome encodes:
- the miaB gene encoding tRNA (N6-isopentenyl adenosine(37)-C2)-methylthiotransferase MiaB; the encoded protein is MTRRYYIWTIGCQMNTADSRAVAEGLERRGFLPASSPEQADVIVLNTCVVRESAEQRARGRLSSLRPVKQKRPGAVLAVMGCLVGEDEESLRREYPFVDLFLRPSHPEPLFALLDAGGCGERLSAPVSPVPVSAYLPISYGCDHHCTYCIVRLRRGPQRSRPAEDIYRDALELVERGAREIILLGQNVDAYGRDLPGGPDLAGLLEKLHDIPGLWRLRFLTSHPADMQERLIEAVAELPKVCEHFELPVQSGSDVVLRRMGRHYTAAQYLELVERIRARLPDAGLATDVIVGFCGETEEDFQATRRLLETVRFDVVHIAAYSVRPGTPAERLPDDVPPEVKEARRQELEKLQERIAGEINAALLGKSVEVLVEERQKGRWRGRTRQNKLVFFDSTEELAGALVDVRITWAGPWSLIGELERIKARTP
- a CDS encoding NAD(P)/FAD-dependent oxidoreductase, giving the protein MTPEKFDVIIVGTGPAGIFAALELTSKRRDLKVLMLEKGVDLEKRNCPMHTRGVECQHCKPCSLLSGWGGAGAYSDGKLTLSPDVGGRLASILPREEVEELIKEVDATYVRFGATEVVHGANMDEVERLQKEAAKAGLRLVADPIRHMGTDRSAAILKAMRDELLSRGVTIRFRSEVTSILTDNNHAVGVELKDGTQIHSTFIILAPGRDGAPWLLAKAKELDLTLGRNPVDVGVRVELPATVLEPLTSVLYEPKLIYFTKAFDDQVRTFCVCPYGEVVTEWYGDVMTVNGHSYANRRTLNTNFALLVSKTFTEPFDNPIEYGKSIARLANLLGDGVIVQRLYDLEQGRRSTPERMSRSVIRPTLSTATPGDLGLVFPYRHLANLLEMLRAMDQLTPGVYSRHTLLYGVEVKFYSSRLNLTPKMETRIENLFAVGDGAGVTRGVIQASASGVIAARAILERV